GTTTATCTTCAAATTTAAAGTCATGAAAAAGAAACCaataataaatgataatttGATTGGGTACaacttgtaaattaaaaaaaaaaaaaaaaaaatcagaaaaacatATCTCCATAAAGATAAAGAACACGACAAACTTGATATCATCTAGTAGTAATGAAAACAAACTTCATAGTTAATAAACAGATCTTGACCCctataaaataagtaaataactcaacaagacttttttttaaaaggatatCAAAAAGTAAACTCTTGTAGAGAAGTCTCCAATGGAGAACAATCTAACTCTTCCAATGCGTGGCATTGGCCTAATTTGGTGATCCTTGTTATATTTCGGGTAAAATCACAGACACTCATGTAAAAATACCGACAACTCCAATATCACTATTACAATATAATAGTACTACtttttctcattattatattttagaaataacgagttgatttatttatttttattatatacctttattaggaaaaaaaaaagtggcttCCGACCAGCaaattgtttctcttcttcttcttcttctttataatcATCAGATCGCTTCTTCACTTGTTTTTCAGGGCTCGAAATCTCTCTCAAACCCTCCTCCAAAAAATTCCACaaaattttctcaaatcttTAAACATCTTCGAGCCCCTTTTATGTAGAACAGTGGAGAAAGATCCACCACacatataaataaaaccaaGTGAGTTGTTGTTATATCAAGAAGTCGAAAATGCCTATGTCGGCGACGGCGGATACAAGCAAGACGGTGAAGCTGGAGAGGTACAATAGCTACCTCCGCAAGATTCACAGCACCAAAGTTCTCAACGCGTCTTCTAAAGTTCTTTTCCGAGCTACGCTTCTTGTAGCTCTCGTCCTCGTCCTCCTCTTCGCCATCAACTACCCTCCACTCTCCGACAGCCGCGCCGCCGCAGCTCATCACCTCCACCGTCGTAGCTTCTTATCCACCGgactcttctcttcctcttcctcttcctcctcttcctctatcGGTGGAGCCGCGTGGGAAAAGCGCGTTAGACAATCCTCAACAGCCAAAAGACCACGCGGTCTCTCTGTTCTAGTCACTGGAGCTGCCGGCTTCGTCGGATCCCACTGCTCACTATATCTACGAAAACGTGGCGATGGAGTCTTGGGGTTCGACAATTTCAACGATTACTACGACCCAGCACTCAAAAGAGCAAGACAAGCGCTCTTGGAGAAGCAACAAGTGTTCATAGTCGAAGGTGATCTCAACGATGGACCACTCTTACGTAAACTCTTCGATGTCGTCCCATTCACTCACGTCCTCCACTTAGCCGCTCAAGCCGGAGTACGCTACGCCATGAAGAACCCTCAGTCTTACATCGCATCCAACATCGCTGGATTCGTAAACCTCCTGGAAGTGGCTAAAGCAGCTAATCCTCAGCCAGCGATCGTTTGGGCTTCGTCTAGTTCTGTTTACGGTCTCAACACTGAGAACCCATTCTCAGAAGAACACAGAACAGACCAACCAGCGAGTCTTTACGCCGCAACCAAGAAAGCTGGTGAAGAGATCGCACATACTTACAACCATATCTACGGTCTCTCCTTAACCGGACTCAGGTTCTTCACAGTCTACGGTCCATGGGGAAGACCAGACATGgcttacttcttcttcaccaaagaCATCCTCCACGGCAAATCAATAGACATTTACAGAACACAGGACAATCAAGAAGTGGCGCGTGACTTCACATACATAGACGACATCGTCAAAGGATGTGTCGGTGCGTTGGACACGGCGGAGAAAAGCACAGGAAGCGGAGGAAAGAAGAGAGGACAAGCTCAGCTACGTGTATACAACCTCGGAAACACGTCTCCTGTTCCGGTAGGGAGACTGGTCTCGATCTTGGAAGGGCTTTTAGGTACGAAAGCAAAGAAACATCTGATCAAAATGCCGAGAAACGGTGACGTGCCTTACACGCATGCTAACGTGAGCTTAGCGTACAAAGACTTCGGGTACAAACCGACGACGGATCTAGCGGCGGGGCTGAGGAAGTTCGTCAAGTGGTACGTTGGTTATTACGGGATACAGCCGAGGGTAAAAAAGGNNNNNNNNNNNNNNNNNNNNNNNNNNNNNNNNNNNNNNNNNNNNNNNNNNNNNNNNNNNNNNNNNNNNNNNNNNN
The Camelina sativa cultivar DH55 chromosome 15, Cs, whole genome shotgun sequence DNA segment above includes these coding regions:
- the LOC104748507 gene encoding UDP-glucuronate 4-epimerase 6-like, with product MPMSATADTSKTVKLERYNSYLRKIHSTKVLNASSKVLFRATLLVALVLVLLFAINYPPLSDSRAAAAHHLHRRSFLSTGLFSSSSSSSSSSIGGAAWEKRVRQSSTAKRPRGLSVLVTGAAGFVGSHCSLYLRKRGDGVLGFDNFNDYYDPALKRARQALLEKQQVFIVEGDLNDGPLLRKLFDVVPFTHVLHLAAQAGVRYAMKNPQSYIASNIAGFVNLLEVAKAANPQPAIVWASSSSVYGLNTENPFSEEHRTDQPASLYAATKKAGEEIAHTYNHIYGLSLTGLRFFTVYGPWGRPDMAYFFFTKDILHGKSIDIYRTQDNQEVARDFTYIDDIVKGCVGALDTAEKSTGSGGKKRGQAQLRVYNLGNTSPVPVGRLVSILEGLLGTKAKKHLIKMPRNGDVPYTHANVSLAYKDFGYKPTTDLAAGLRKFVKWYVGYYGIQPRVKKGGS